The genomic DNA GCTCGCCGCCGGCTATAGCGGCCATTGGGCGGTTTATCTGGTCGCCGCGTTTGTTGTCGCCAGCCGGATGCAGGCCTTCGGCGTCATGCTTCACGACGGAGCCCATTACCTGCTGTACAAAAACCGCAGCGTCAACGATGTCGTCAGCGATCTGTTCATCGCCTTTCCGATCGGGATGAGCACCACGTTGTATCGCCGCACCCACTTCCGCCACCACCGATTTGCCAACACCGAAGAGGACCAAGACCTCGCCGCACAGCGTGAAGAACACGAATGGTTTGAATGGCCCAAAACCCGCTGGGGCTGCTTCGTCACGATGCTTCGCAGCTTGCTGGGAATCAATGCCCACCGCAGCTGGATCCTCTTCAAGCACTGGGCCCCGTGGTACCATTTAATGAAGCCCGTTGATGCCGCGTTCCCGATGCGCGCTCGCGTGCTGTACGTGCTGTCAATGATCTTCGTCTATTCCTTCTTCGCCATCGCGATCAAGATTTCGCCACAGATCACCTTCTCCCTGATGGCACTTTACGTTCTCTCGGGCATCACGCTACTGAACCTGATCAATCGCGTACGCGCCACCGCGGAACATCTGGGAACAGAGCAAACGCACGAACTGAACGCTACGCGAACGGTGATTCCAAATCTGTGCGAACGGATCATGATCGCCCCCCATGGCGTCAACTACCACCTGGAACACCATCTGTTCCCATCGGTTCCCGGTTGCAACCTCGCCAAATTGCACAACGAATTGATGCAGGACGAAGAATTCCGCGAGCACGCCCACGTGACGAAGTCCTACGCGGGCGTGATCCGCGAACTGATGACACCGCGACAGAACGATGAATCACCCAGCCCGACTGGCTAGCTTCTCGAAGCTCAAGATCAGGTATCGGATCATCTTTTTGCGTGACGCTTTCTGCAGCCAACCGGTCGCCTGCAGGAACAGCTCGGCGTGCTTCTGGTCGTGCCAGCGCCGCGCCCCTTCACACAAGAAGTCGTACGTCGGCAGCGTCTGCTCCGTCACATCGTCGCAGACCAGCAACCGCATCCCATGCTCGGCGGCTAACTGCTCATAGCCTTCCAGGCTACACGACATGTCCACGTCGCCGTAGGTCCACTGAATCGCTTCGCTCATCGGGCCCGCTCCGCCATCCATAAAGGCAGCCATTCGTGGCTGGGGGACAAAATCGGAGAGGCTCAGCACGCCACCGGGACGCAAAACCCGCGACGCTTCGGCGAAGAATCGCGGCCGGTCAAAGTGAAAGATACATTCCACCGCTAGGACGGCATCAAATCCCGCGTCGTCCAACGGCAACGATGCCGCGTCGGCACAGATCCACTGGATTTGGTTGCCCGCCGCCGGGACCACCAGCTCCTCGGCCCGTTGCAATTGACGCGAATCGATATTGATTCCGGTCATCGCCAGCGATTGATAACGCTCGTTCAGGCTTGCGATCGTGCCGCCGAAACCACAGCCGACGTCCGCGATTCGGGCGGGCGGTTGGATCTTGGCCGCGTCGCAGATCCGCTGGCACATCCGTTCGGCGGCTTGCAAATAGTCGGCGGCCGTTCCGTCGGCGGCATTCGATTCCCACAGCCCCCAATGAACATGCCTGCCAAACGCAGTCACCGCTTCGTGATCGCCCGATGCGATCCGATCGAACAGAACATCGAAGTAGGGCGGATT from Rosistilla carotiformis includes the following:
- a CDS encoding fatty acid desaturase family protein gives rise to the protein MRTVDQILSDAADGNRPATAESELPLPRFSRTRHIESVRALSQINGWRTTGFLVFHWALIIAAMLAAGYSGHWAVYLVAAFVVASRMQAFGVMLHDGAHYLLYKNRSVNDVVSDLFIAFPIGMSTTLYRRTHFRHHRFANTEEDQDLAAQREEHEWFEWPKTRWGCFVTMLRSLLGINAHRSWILFKHWAPWYHLMKPVDAAFPMRARVLYVLSMIFVYSFFAIAIKISPQITFSLMALYVLSGITLLNLINRVRATAEHLGTEQTHELNATRTVIPNLCERIMIAPHGVNYHLEHHLFPSVPGCNLAKLHNELMQDEEFREHAHVTKSYAGVIRELMTPRQNDESPSPTG
- a CDS encoding class I SAM-dependent methyltransferase; the encoded protein is MNASESPNPPYFDVLFDRIASGDHEAVTAFGRHVHWGLWESNAADGTAADYLQAAERMCQRICDAAKIQPPARIADVGCGFGGTIASLNERYQSLAMTGINIDSRQLQRAEELVVPAAGNQIQWICADAASLPLDDAGFDAVLAVECIFHFDRPRFFAEASRVLRPGGVLSLSDFVPQPRMAAFMDGGAGPMSEAIQWTYGDVDMSCSLEGYEQLAAEHGMRLLVCDDVTEQTLPTYDFLCEGARRWHDQKHAELFLQATGWLQKASRKKMIRYLILSFEKLASRAG